The following are encoded in a window of Kitasatospora fiedleri genomic DNA:
- the secA gene encoding preprotein translocase subunit SecA translates to MSVFDKILRAGEGKILRKLQRIAAQVNSIEEDFVNLTDEELRALTDEYKTRLADGESLDDILPEAFATVREAAKRVLGQRHYDVQIMGGAALHYGHVAEMRTGEGKTLVGTLPAYLNALTGKGVHLITVNDYLAERDSEWMGRVHRFLGLEVGVILANMSPAERKRQYGMDITYGTNNEFGFDYLRDNMAWSQDELVQRGHNFAIVDEVDSILIDEARTPLIISGPADQATKWYNDFAKLVQRLKIDRDYEVDEKKRTVGILEEGVSRVEDYLGIDNLYESVNTPLVGFLNNAIKAKELYKVDKDYVVINGEVMIVDEHTGRILAGRRYNEGMHQAIEAKEGVEVQNENQTLATITLQNFFRLYDKLSGMTGTGTTEAAEFHQIYKLGVVPIPTNKNPKRIDQPDLIYKSEPAKFAAVVEDIADRHEKGQPVLVGTVSVEKSEYLSQELRKRGIPHEVLNAKHHEREAQIVAQAGRKGAVTVATNMAGRGTDIMLGGNPEHLAAAELAQRGITPEETPEEYEAALPAAMEKAKAAVKAEQEEVQEIGGLYVLGTERHESRRIDNQLRGRSGRQGDPGESRFYLSLGDDLMRLFKAGMVERVLSMANVPEDVPIESKMVTRAIASAQTQVEQQNFEIRKNVLKYDEVLNRQREVIYGERRRVLEGEDLQEQVGHFMDDTVAAYVNAATGEGFEDDWDLDKLWTALKQLYPVSLDLDELEEEAADQGGLTPEYLTKVIQEDIAAAYGRREDQLGEQIMRELERRVVLSVLDRRWREHLYEMDYLQEGIALRAYAQRDPLVEYQREGFDLFSAMMEGIKEESVGYLFNLEVQVEQQVEEVPVPDDEQVLLDKLEKDAAVPAARPEIRAKGLEAPERKKLHYIAPSDQVGGGVIEGDFEEDGPLDEGDGLTRAERRKAAKAAKGGRRRKA, encoded by the coding sequence GTGTCCGTCTTCGACAAGATCCTGCGCGCAGGCGAGGGCAAGATCCTCCGCAAACTGCAGCGGATTGCCGCCCAGGTCAACTCGATCGAAGAGGACTTCGTCAACCTCACCGACGAAGAGCTGCGCGCGCTGACCGACGAGTACAAGACCCGCCTGGCCGACGGCGAGAGCCTCGACGACATCCTCCCCGAGGCGTTCGCGACCGTCCGCGAGGCCGCCAAGCGCGTCCTGGGGCAGCGCCACTACGACGTGCAGATCATGGGCGGCGCCGCCCTGCACTACGGGCACGTCGCGGAGATGCGCACCGGCGAGGGCAAGACCCTGGTCGGCACCCTGCCCGCGTACCTGAACGCGCTGACCGGCAAGGGCGTGCACCTGATCACCGTCAACGACTACCTCGCCGAGCGCGACTCGGAGTGGATGGGTCGGGTGCACCGCTTCCTGGGCCTGGAGGTCGGCGTGATCCTGGCGAACATGTCGCCGGCCGAGCGCAAGCGCCAGTACGGGATGGACATCACGTACGGCACCAACAACGAGTTCGGCTTCGACTACCTGCGCGACAACATGGCGTGGTCGCAGGACGAACTGGTGCAGCGCGGCCACAACTTCGCGATCGTCGACGAGGTCGACTCGATCCTGATCGACGAGGCCCGCACCCCGCTGATCATCTCGGGCCCGGCGGACCAGGCCACCAAGTGGTACAACGACTTCGCCAAGCTGGTGCAGCGCCTCAAGATCGACCGCGACTACGAGGTCGACGAGAAGAAGCGCACCGTCGGCATCCTGGAGGAGGGCGTCTCCCGGGTCGAGGACTACCTGGGCATCGACAACCTCTACGAGTCGGTGAACACCCCGCTGGTCGGCTTCCTGAACAACGCCATCAAGGCCAAGGAGCTCTACAAGGTCGACAAGGACTACGTCGTCATCAACGGCGAGGTGATGATCGTCGACGAGCACACCGGCCGCATCCTGGCCGGCCGCCGCTACAACGAGGGCATGCACCAGGCGATCGAGGCCAAGGAAGGCGTCGAGGTCCAGAACGAGAACCAGACGCTGGCCACCATCACCCTGCAGAACTTCTTCCGCCTGTACGACAAGCTGTCCGGCATGACCGGTACCGGCACCACCGAGGCGGCCGAGTTCCACCAGATCTACAAGCTCGGCGTGGTCCCGATCCCGACCAACAAGAACCCCAAGCGGATCGACCAGCCCGACCTGATCTACAAGTCCGAGCCGGCCAAGTTCGCCGCCGTGGTCGAGGACATCGCCGACCGCCACGAGAAGGGCCAGCCGGTCCTGGTCGGCACCGTCTCGGTCGAGAAGTCCGAGTACCTGTCGCAGGAGCTGCGCAAGCGCGGCATCCCGCACGAGGTGCTGAACGCCAAGCACCACGAGCGCGAGGCGCAGATCGTCGCCCAGGCCGGCCGCAAGGGCGCCGTCACCGTCGCCACCAACATGGCCGGCCGCGGCACCGACATCATGCTCGGCGGCAACCCCGAGCACCTGGCCGCCGCCGAGCTGGCCCAGCGCGGCATCACCCCGGAGGAGACCCCGGAGGAGTACGAGGCCGCGCTGCCGGCCGCGATGGAGAAGGCCAAGGCCGCGGTCAAGGCGGAGCAGGAGGAGGTGCAGGAGATCGGCGGCCTGTACGTCCTGGGCACCGAGCGGCACGAGTCCCGCCGGATCGACAACCAGCTGCGCGGCCGCTCCGGCCGCCAGGGCGACCCGGGCGAGTCCCGGTTCTACCTGTCGCTGGGCGACGACCTGATGCGCCTGTTCAAGGCCGGCATGGTCGAGCGCGTGCTGTCGATGGCGAACGTCCCGGAGGACGTGCCGATCGAGTCGAAGATGGTCACCCGCGCCATCGCCTCCGCGCAGACCCAGGTCGAGCAGCAGAACTTCGAGATCCGCAAGAACGTCCTCAAGTACGACGAGGTCCTCAACCGCCAGCGCGAGGTCATCTACGGCGAGCGTCGCCGCGTCCTGGAGGGCGAGGACCTGCAGGAGCAGGTCGGCCACTTCATGGACGACACCGTCGCCGCGTACGTCAACGCCGCCACCGGCGAGGGCTTCGAGGACGACTGGGACCTCGACAAGCTGTGGACCGCGCTCAAGCAGCTCTACCCGGTCTCGCTCGACCTGGACGAGCTGGAGGAGGAGGCCGCGGACCAGGGCGGTCTCACCCCCGAGTACCTCACCAAGGTCATCCAGGAGGACATCGCCGCCGCGTACGGCCGCCGCGAGGACCAGCTCGGCGAGCAGATCATGCGCGAGCTGGAGCGCCGGGTCGTCCTCTCGGTGCTCGACCGCCGCTGGCGCGAGCACCTCTACGAGATGGACTACCTCCAGGAGGGCATCGCGCTGCGCGCCTACGCCCAGCGCGACCCGCTGGTCGAGTACCAGCGCGAGGGCTTCGACCTGTTCTCCGCGATGATGGAGGGCATCAAGGAGGAGTCCGTCGGCTACCTGTTCAACCTGGAGGTCCAGGTCGAGCAGCAGGTCGAGGAGGTCCCGGTCCCGGACGACGAGCAGGTGCTGCTCGACAAGCTGGAGAAGGACGCCGCCGTCCCGGCCGCCCGCCCGGAGATCCGCGCCAAGGGCCTGGAGGCCCCCGAGCGCAAGAAGCTCCACTACATCGCCCCGTCCGACCAGGTCGGCGGCGGCGTGATCGAGGGCGACTTCGAGGAGGACGGCCCGCTCGACGAGGGCGACGGCCTGACCCGCGCCGAGCGCCGCAAGGCCGCCAAGGCGGCGAAGGGCGGCCGGCGCCGCAAGGCCTGA
- a CDS encoding MMPL family transporter → MTGKKRHFASRMGRWSANHPWWAVLVWLLLTVVAFSIGTVVKGREATNQELLVGQAATADRIVNENGLRGPATENVLVGPLDGRLDDASAAAAAELKQQLGALDGVASVSDPIPSADQRVLLLQVAVKGDPDTANDRVAPLLAATRAVQQAHPDLRVEEVGEASIKSDFQDWLGKDLQKATTISVPVTLVILALIFGAVVMAGVPVLLGLTAVASTLGLWALASQVVPDPGTVTDVIVLMGLAVGVDYCLFYLRRFREETAKGYGATSAVEIAAATSGHSVVVSGVAVLVSMAGLYLAGDLMLASMATGAIIVVAVAMLSAVTVLPALLVKLGRAVDRPRIPLVWRLTRSRSNPRAWNFLLRPATRHPLVSLVLAVGALVALALPALGMDLKATQIADYPRTLATMQSYDRLLAEFPSNANTDVVAVKTPAGQQEAVRGRLERLAEQLGQEPLFAKDIPPAVRVSADGRGAVLEAGTPTPPGTSPARDSVDRLRDVLVPAALKDLPGVEYAVGGDQADDMDYTANLKDRLPMVMGVVFALTFLIIVLAFRSVVVALTTVVLNLLSVAASFGFLCLVFQHTWADGLLDYHSTGHVVSWVPVLLFVILSGLSLDYHVFVVSRIREGVVAGMTTRNAVLDGITRTAGVVTGAAAVMVAVFATFGTLTFIELKQIGVGLAVAIVLDATVIRIFVLPAAMTLLGRANWWPSRTGRAVTADLPRRSDGAHQEPVDV, encoded by the coding sequence ATGACGGGCAAGAAACGCCACTTCGCCTCGCGGATGGGCCGGTGGAGCGCCAACCATCCGTGGTGGGCCGTCCTCGTCTGGCTGCTGCTGACCGTGGTCGCCTTCTCCATCGGCACGGTGGTGAAGGGCCGGGAGGCCACCAACCAGGAACTCCTGGTCGGGCAGGCGGCCACCGCCGACCGGATCGTCAACGAGAACGGCCTGCGCGGCCCGGCCACCGAGAACGTGCTGGTCGGCCCGCTCGACGGCCGGCTGGACGACGCGTCCGCCGCGGCCGCCGCCGAGCTCAAGCAGCAGCTCGGCGCGCTCGACGGGGTCGCCTCGGTGTCCGACCCGATCCCCTCGGCCGACCAGCGGGTCCTGCTGCTGCAGGTCGCCGTCAAGGGCGACCCCGACACCGCGAACGACCGGGTCGCGCCGCTGCTGGCGGCCACCCGGGCGGTCCAGCAGGCCCACCCCGACCTGCGGGTCGAGGAGGTCGGCGAAGCCTCGATCAAGAGCGACTTCCAGGACTGGCTGGGCAAGGACCTGCAGAAGGCGACCACCATCAGCGTGCCGGTCACCCTGGTCATCCTGGCGCTGATCTTCGGCGCCGTGGTGATGGCCGGCGTGCCGGTGCTGCTGGGCCTGACCGCGGTGGCCTCCACCCTGGGCCTGTGGGCGCTGGCCTCCCAGGTGGTGCCCGACCCGGGCACGGTGACGGACGTCATCGTGCTGATGGGCCTGGCGGTCGGCGTCGACTACTGCCTCTTCTACCTGCGCCGCTTCCGCGAGGAGACGGCCAAGGGCTACGGCGCGACCTCGGCGGTGGAGATCGCCGCGGCGACCTCCGGCCACTCGGTGGTGGTCTCCGGCGTCGCGGTGCTGGTCTCGATGGCCGGGCTCTACCTGGCCGGCGACCTGATGCTGGCCTCGATGGCCACCGGCGCGATCATCGTGGTCGCGGTGGCGATGCTCTCGGCGGTCACCGTGCTGCCGGCCCTGCTGGTCAAGCTGGGCCGGGCGGTCGACCGGCCGCGAATCCCGTTGGTGTGGCGCCTCACCCGAAGCCGGAGCAACCCGCGGGCCTGGAACTTCCTGCTGCGCCCGGCCACCAGGCACCCGCTGGTCTCGCTGGTGCTCGCGGTCGGCGCGCTGGTGGCGCTGGCGCTGCCCGCGCTGGGGATGGACCTGAAGGCCACCCAGATCGCGGACTACCCGCGCACCCTGGCCACGATGCAGAGCTACGACCGGCTGCTCGCCGAGTTCCCCTCGAACGCCAACACCGACGTGGTGGCGGTGAAGACGCCGGCCGGGCAGCAGGAGGCGGTCCGCGGGCGGCTGGAGCGGCTGGCCGAACAGCTCGGGCAGGAGCCGCTGTTCGCCAAGGACATCCCGCCGGCGGTCCGGGTCTCGGCGGACGGGCGCGGCGCCGTCCTGGAGGCGGGCACGCCGACGCCGCCGGGCACCTCCCCGGCCCGGGACTCGGTCGACCGGCTGCGGGACGTGCTGGTCCCGGCGGCGCTGAAGGACCTGCCGGGCGTGGAGTACGCGGTCGGCGGCGACCAGGCGGACGACATGGACTACACCGCCAACCTGAAGGACCGGCTGCCGATGGTGATGGGCGTGGTGTTCGCCCTGACCTTCCTGATCATCGTGCTGGCGTTCCGCTCGGTGGTGGTGGCGCTGACCACCGTGGTGCTCAACCTGCTCTCGGTCGCCGCCTCGTTCGGCTTCCTGTGCCTGGTCTTCCAGCACACCTGGGCGGACGGGCTGCTCGACTACCACTCGACCGGGCACGTGGTCTCCTGGGTGCCGGTGCTGCTCTTCGTGATCCTGTCGGGCCTGTCGCTGGACTACCACGTCTTCGTGGTCAGCCGGATCCGGGAGGGCGTGGTGGCCGGCATGACCACCCGCAACGCGGTGCTGGACGGCATCACCAGGACCGCCGGCGTGGTGACCGGCGCGGCCGCGGTCATGGTGGCGGTGTTCGCCACCTTCGGGACGCTGACCTTCATCGAGTTGAAGCAGATCGGCGTCGGGCTGGCGGTGGCCATCGTGCTGGACGCCACGGTGATCCGGATCTTCGTCCTGCCGGCCGCGATGACCCTGCTGGGCCGGGCCAACTGGTGGCCCTCGCGCACCGGCCGGGCGGTCACCGCGGACCTGCCGCGGCGCAGCGACGGCGCGCACCAGGAGCCGGTGGACGTCTGA
- a CDS encoding aldo/keto reductase translates to MSTTVPHVTLNNGVEMPQLGFGVFQVPDEETTAAVAAALEAGYRSIDTAAVYGNEHGVGKALAASGLPREELFVTTKLWNADQGHDETLRAFDASLDRLGLEYVDLYLIHWPTPARDRYTDSWRAIGELAAAGRIRAAGVSNFQPAHLTRLIEAGGPVPAVNQVELHPGLQQAELRAFHAAHGIATEAWSPLAQGAVLDDPAITAIAGRTGKSPAQVVLRWHLQLGNLVIPKSVTPARIRQNLDVFDFALTEDDLAAIAATDRGLRTGPDPDTFN, encoded by the coding sequence ATGAGCACCACCGTCCCCCACGTGACACTCAACAACGGCGTCGAGATGCCGCAGCTCGGCTTCGGCGTCTTCCAGGTCCCGGACGAGGAGACCACCGCGGCCGTCGCCGCCGCCCTGGAGGCCGGCTACCGCAGCATCGACACCGCCGCGGTCTACGGCAACGAGCACGGCGTCGGGAAGGCGCTGGCCGCGTCCGGGCTGCCGCGCGAGGAGCTGTTCGTCACCACCAAGCTGTGGAACGCCGACCAGGGCCACGACGAGACGCTGCGGGCCTTCGACGCCAGCCTCGACCGGCTTGGCTTGGAGTACGTCGACCTGTACCTGATCCACTGGCCCACCCCGGCCCGGGACCGGTACACCGACTCCTGGCGGGCGATCGGGGAGCTCGCCGCCGCGGGCCGCATCCGCGCCGCCGGCGTCTCCAACTTCCAGCCCGCGCACCTGACCCGGCTGATCGAGGCCGGCGGCCCCGTCCCGGCCGTCAACCAGGTCGAGCTGCACCCCGGCCTCCAGCAGGCCGAACTGCGGGCCTTCCACGCCGCGCACGGCATCGCCACCGAGGCGTGGAGCCCGCTCGCCCAGGGCGCCGTGCTGGACGACCCGGCGATCACCGCGATCGCCGGGCGCACCGGCAAGTCCCCCGCCCAGGTGGTGCTGCGCTGGCACCTGCAGCTCGGCAACCTGGTGATCCCCAAGTCGGTCACCCCGGCCCGAATCCGGCAGAACCTGGACGTCTTCGACTTCGCCCTCACCGAGGACGACCTGGCGGCGATCGCGGCCACCGACCGGGGCCTGCGCACCGGACCGGACCCGGACACCTTCAACTGA
- a CDS encoding sensor histidine kinase, with the protein MSARVEGTEKTRPELGGAAALVLRGVSLTGIALGEALLLLWFCLVVCLSFVGVGLLLLPGALDAIRSDARLQRRLALRWSGVRVDAAYPPEPADGPARTRLRRAHRMLGERATWRDLLWTLVNPVVGPVLALLPAVAILGGLWGLALPFVWRGLSESWDGIWFTFVPVRSQGTAILAAVLGAVELAVGVLLLPRLMLGLHGRWVRLVLGSTRADLTNRVEHLANSRSDAMDMQANELRRIERDLHDGAQVRLVALGLTLSAAESLIEQNPAAVRALLAEAKDNSAKALNELRDLVHGVHPPLLADRGLVDAVRTLTLELPQRVQLTGSVPGRLPAPVESAAYFAIAELLNNVTKHGKATEVTVDIHYVDRELRVSVHDNGVGGADAGRGSGLRGVERRLAAFDGLLAINSPAGGPTLAAFSIGCDLLPGTTGTTGTTQGD; encoded by the coding sequence ATGAGTGCACGTGTGGAAGGAACGGAGAAGACCCGACCGGAGCTCGGCGGAGCGGCCGCGCTGGTGCTCCGCGGGGTGTCCCTGACCGGGATCGCCCTCGGGGAGGCGCTGCTGCTGCTCTGGTTCTGCCTCGTGGTGTGCCTCAGCTTCGTCGGCGTCGGCCTGCTGCTGCTGCCCGGCGCGCTGGACGCGATCCGGTCGGACGCCCGCCTGCAGCGCCGGCTGGCGCTGCGCTGGTCCGGTGTCCGGGTGGACGCGGCCTACCCGCCGGAGCCCGCCGACGGCCCGGCCCGGACCCGCCTGCGGCGGGCCCACCGGATGCTCGGTGAGCGCGCGACCTGGCGGGACCTGCTCTGGACGCTGGTCAACCCGGTGGTCGGGCCGGTGCTGGCGCTGCTGCCGGCCGTCGCGATCCTGGGCGGCCTCTGGGGCCTGGCGCTGCCGTTCGTGTGGAGGGGCCTCAGCGAGTCCTGGGACGGCATCTGGTTCACCTTCGTCCCGGTCCGGAGCCAGGGCACCGCGATCCTGGCCGCCGTCCTGGGCGCGGTGGAGCTCGCCGTGGGCGTGCTGCTGCTGCCGAGGCTGATGCTCGGGCTGCACGGCCGCTGGGTGCGGCTGGTCCTGGGCTCCACCCGGGCCGACCTGACCAACCGGGTCGAGCACCTGGCCAACTCCCGCTCGGACGCGATGGACATGCAGGCCAACGAGCTGCGCCGGATCGAGCGCGACCTGCACGACGGCGCCCAGGTCCGGCTGGTCGCCCTCGGGCTGACGCTGTCGGCCGCCGAGTCGCTGATCGAGCAGAACCCGGCGGCGGTGCGCGCGCTGCTCGCCGAGGCCAAGGACAACTCGGCCAAGGCCCTCAACGAACTGCGCGACCTGGTGCACGGCGTGCACCCGCCGCTGCTGGCCGACCGCGGCCTGGTGGACGCCGTGCGCACGCTGACGCTGGAACTGCCGCAGCGGGTCCAGCTGACCGGCTCGGTGCCGGGCCGGCTGCCCGCCCCGGTGGAGTCGGCGGCCTACTTCGCGATCGCCGAACTGCTCAACAACGTGACCAAGCACGGCAAGGCCACCGAGGTGACGGTCGACATCCACTACGTCGACCGCGAACTGCGGGTCTCCGTGCACGACAACGGCGTCGGCGGGGCCGACGCCGGGCGCGGCAGCGGGCTGCGCGGGGTCGAGCGGCGGCTGGCCGCCTTCGACGGCCTGCTCGCGATCAACAGCCCCGCCGGCGGCCCGACCCTGGCGGCCTTCTCCATCGGCTGCGACCTGCTGCCCGGCACGACCGGCACCACCGGCACCACCCAGGGCGACTAG
- a CDS encoding winged helix-turn-helix domain-containing protein, translated as MAETFAETFSETSAAAAATPAPAVRITADHARRLALRAQGLLGSPDRRSGPQGVLRQLGAVQLDTISVLARSHELVPYARLGAVGRRPVEQAYWGRGTAFEYWSHAACVLPIEEWPLFAFRRRAYRDKGRVWGHRVSPEAYARVIDQLRAEGPLTSTALGGAKRTSEWWDWSDTKIAVERALAFGDVVVTERRGWKRVYDLAERAVPAELFEQDPTDAECLVRLVAQAGAALGVATRADLMDYHRLKGAQLAAALPESGLVPVEVEGWGAPAWADPTALAAEPRGRHRTTLLSPFDSLVWDRPRTERIFGMSHRLEAYTPKHKRVHGYFAMPLLAAGRLVGRVDPAREGSVLVARQVSLDAPKFVPALAEALREAADWVGCSDVRVERLADESLRPELERLLG; from the coding sequence ATGGCCGAGACCTTTGCCGAGACGTTCTCCGAAACCTCCGCCGCGGCCGCCGCGACGCCCGCGCCCGCCGTCCGGATCACCGCCGACCACGCCCGCCGGCTCGCGCTGCGCGCCCAGGGCCTGCTCGGCTCCCCCGACCGCCGCTCCGGCCCGCAGGGCGTGCTGCGGCAGCTCGGCGCCGTCCAGCTGGACACCATCTCGGTGCTGGCCCGCTCGCACGAGCTGGTGCCGTACGCCCGGCTCGGCGCGGTCGGCCGCCGCCCGGTCGAGCAGGCGTACTGGGGTCGGGGCACCGCCTTCGAGTACTGGTCGCACGCGGCCTGCGTGCTGCCGATCGAGGAGTGGCCGCTGTTCGCGTTCCGCCGCCGCGCCTACCGGGACAAGGGCCGGGTCTGGGGCCACCGGGTCTCGCCGGAGGCGTACGCCCGGGTGATCGACCAGCTGCGCGCCGAGGGCCCGCTGACCTCGACCGCGCTCGGCGGCGCCAAGCGGACCTCGGAGTGGTGGGACTGGTCCGACACCAAGATCGCCGTGGAGCGGGCGCTGGCCTTCGGTGACGTGGTGGTCACCGAGCGGCGCGGCTGGAAGCGGGTCTACGACCTGGCCGAACGGGCCGTCCCGGCCGAGCTGTTCGAGCAGGACCCGACCGACGCCGAGTGCCTGGTGCGGCTGGTGGCGCAGGCCGGGGCCGCGCTGGGCGTGGCCACCCGGGCCGACCTGATGGACTACCACCGCCTCAAGGGCGCCCAACTGGCCGCCGCGCTCCCGGAGTCGGGCCTGGTCCCGGTCGAGGTGGAGGGCTGGGGCGCCCCCGCCTGGGCCGACCCGACGGCGCTGGCCGCGGAGCCGCGCGGGCGCCACCGCACCACCCTGCTCTCCCCGTTCGACTCGCTGGTCTGGGACCGCCCGCGCACCGAGCGGATCTTCGGCATGAGCCACCGCCTGGAGGCGTACACCCCCAAGCACAAGCGGGTGCACGGCTACTTCGCGATGCCGCTACTGGCCGCCGGCCGGCTGGTCGGCCGGGTCGACCCGGCCCGCGAGGGCAGCGTCCTGGTGGCCCGTCAGGTCTCGCTGGACGCGCCGAAGTTCGTCCCCGCGCTGGCCGAGGCGCTGCGCGAGGCCGCCGACTGGGTGGGCTGCTCGGACGTCCGGGTGGAGCGGCTGGCGGACGAGTCGCTGCGGCCGGAGCTGGAGCGGCTGCTGGGCTGA
- a CDS encoding Rv3235 family protein produces MTEQMTEQQLTRTSGPRIRPLVRPAPATRRPVRHPHPIPAPTPTPAAHPHPHPHPHPPGDGPRPVRSPRAACDGPRPPYRPRTAAPGSSGHAELAGRFAHRLVEVLCGARPVHQLQRHTTLPGFHQLAALVRTGPLRPRGRTQRPRLGRVHDCAPGPGAVEACVRVELGPRHHLLAFRLERHTRTGQWQCAAVETG; encoded by the coding sequence ATGACCGAGCAGATGACCGAGCAGCAGCTCACCCGGACGTCCGGCCCCCGGATCCGTCCACTGGTCCGCCCCGCCCCCGCCACCCGCCGACCGGTCCGCCACCCCCACCCGATCCCGGCCCCAACACCGACCCCGGCCGCGCACCCCCACCCGCACCCGCACCCCCACCCGCCCGGCGACGGCCCGCGCCCGGTCCGCAGCCCGCGCGCGGCCTGCGACGGGCCCCGCCCGCCGTACCGCCCCCGGACGGCCGCGCCCGGCAGCAGCGGGCACGCCGAGCTCGCGGGGCGGTTCGCGCACCGGCTGGTGGAGGTGCTGTGCGGGGCCCGCCCGGTGCACCAGTTGCAGCGGCACACCACCCTGCCGGGCTTCCACCAGCTCGCGGCGCTGGTCCGGACCGGCCCGCTGCGCCCGCGCGGCCGCACCCAGCGCCCGCGGCTGGGCCGGGTGCACGACTGCGCGCCGGGCCCGGGCGCGGTGGAGGCGTGCGTGCGGGTGGAGCTCGGCCCCCGGCACCACCTGCTGGCCTTCCGGCTGGAGCGGCACACCCGCACCGGCCAGTGGCAGTGCGCCGCCGTGGAGACCGGATGA
- a CDS encoding DUF6912 family protein produces the protein MRVYVPTTLKDLAVAHPEGVLEQSVAYAVTPALREWYVSDDLEELEYAALNRAALSSVRLLAADPDAPRRRVVLAVEVADSAVTPFPGDEYQDQASLGRVVLAGPIRLAKAAAVHADDTDPDVLADVTAAAGAVTAADGGDQDAQFTVDGAEDHELLWFAIQEIPGLIA, from the coding sequence ATGCGCGTGTACGTGCCGACCACGTTGAAGGACCTGGCGGTGGCGCACCCCGAGGGCGTCCTGGAGCAGAGCGTCGCCTACGCCGTGACGCCCGCGCTGCGCGAGTGGTACGTCAGCGACGACCTGGAGGAGCTGGAGTACGCGGCCCTCAACCGGGCGGCGCTCTCCTCGGTCCGGCTGCTGGCCGCCGACCCGGACGCCCCGCGCCGCCGGGTGGTGCTGGCCGTCGAGGTCGCCGACTCGGCGGTGACGCCGTTCCCCGGCGACGAGTACCAGGACCAGGCCTCGCTCGGCCGGGTCGTCCTGGCCGGCCCGATCCGCCTCGCCAAGGCCGCCGCAGTCCACGCCGACGACACCGACCCGGACGTCCTGGCCGACGTGACGGCCGCCGCCGGCGCGGTGACTGCCGCGGACGGCGGCGACCAGGACGCGCAGTTCACCGTCGACGGCGCGGAGGACCACGAACTGCTCTGGTTCGCGATCCAGGAGATCCCCGGCCTGATCGCCTGA
- a CDS encoding MFS transporter: MPLALLALAIGAFGIGTTEFVIMGLLPEVAADFGVGIPTAGLLVTGYAFGVVVGAPLMTVLGTRISRKRMLMLLMVLFTAGNLLSALAPGFGAMLAGRIVASLAHGAFFGIGSVVAAELVAPERKAGAIATMFTGLTVANVVGVPLGTFVGQQVGWRVTFAAVAVLGVVGLLGIARLVPELPRPEGAHLRRELAAFRNVQVVLAMGMTVLGFGGVFAAITYVKPMMTEVAGFSEGGVTWLLVLLGVGMFLGNLLGGRFADRRLMPMLFTTLGALTVVLALFTVTAHHRVTAAVTLLLIGALGFATVPPLQKRVLDQAHGAPTLASAVNIGAFNLGNALAAWLGGAVITAGFGYTAPNWVGALLAGSALLLAVASAVLERRAPAPGAARVPVLNH, encoded by the coding sequence ATGCCCCTCGCGCTTCTCGCCCTGGCCATCGGGGCGTTCGGGATCGGCACCACCGAGTTCGTGATCATGGGGTTGCTGCCCGAGGTCGCCGCCGACTTCGGGGTGGGCATTCCGACCGCCGGTCTGCTGGTCACCGGCTACGCGTTCGGCGTGGTGGTCGGGGCTCCATTGATGACCGTGCTCGGGACCCGGATCAGTCGCAAGCGGATGCTGATGCTGCTGATGGTGCTGTTCACCGCGGGCAACCTGCTGTCCGCGCTGGCGCCCGGGTTCGGGGCGATGCTCGCCGGGCGGATCGTCGCCTCGCTCGCGCACGGCGCGTTCTTCGGGATCGGGTCGGTGGTCGCCGCCGAGCTGGTCGCGCCGGAGCGGAAGGCCGGGGCGATCGCGACCATGTTCACCGGGCTGACGGTGGCCAACGTGGTCGGCGTGCCGCTGGGCACCTTCGTCGGCCAGCAGGTCGGCTGGCGGGTCACCTTCGCCGCCGTCGCCGTGCTCGGCGTGGTCGGGCTGCTCGGCATCGCCCGGCTGGTGCCGGAGCTGCCCCGGCCCGAGGGGGCGCACCTGCGGCGGGAGCTGGCGGCGTTCCGGAACGTCCAGGTGGTGCTGGCGATGGGCATGACGGTACTCGGCTTCGGCGGGGTGTTCGCCGCGATCACCTACGTCAAGCCGATGATGACCGAGGTCGCCGGGTTCTCCGAGGGCGGGGTGACCTGGCTGCTGGTGCTGCTCGGGGTCGGCATGTTCCTGGGCAACCTGCTGGGCGGGCGGTTCGCCGACCGCCGGCTGATGCCGATGCTGTTCACCACCCTGGGCGCCCTGACCGTCGTGCTCGCCCTGTTCACCGTCACCGCGCACCACCGGGTCACCGCCGCCGTCACCCTGCTGCTGATCGGCGCGCTGGGCTTCGCCACCGTGCCGCCGCTGCAGAAGCGGGTCCTGGACCAGGCGCACGGCGCGCCGACGCTGGCCTCGGCCGTCAACATCGGAGCATTCAACCTGGGCAACGCGCTGGCCGCCTGGCTCGGCGGGGCGGTGATCACCGCCGGGTTCGGCTACACCGCCCCGAACTGGGTGGGCGCGCTGCTGGCCGGCTCCGCGCTGCTGCTGGCCGTGGCCTCGGCGGTGCTGGAGCGCCGCGCACCGGCCCCCGGCGCCGCCCGCGTCCCGGTCCTGAACCACTGA